From Curtobacterium sp. MCBA15_012:
GCGGGCGCAGCGGCCCAGGCGCAGCTCGAGCAGGCGCAGGCCCAGATCGACGCGCAGCAGCAGCAGATCACCTCGGGTGAGCAGCAGATCCAGGCCGCCGAGCAGAAGCTCGACGCCAGCGAGCAGCAGCTCGAGCAGGGGTCCGACCTGCTCGACCTGTCGAAGGGCATCCGGTTCGTGTCGTCGAACGACTCGGCCGCGATCGGCACCGTGCAGTTCACGACGTCGACCTACGAGGTCCCCCAGGCGACCAAGCAGGCGATCTCCGACCGTGCCGACGACGCGAAGATCGACGGCGTCGCGGTGTACGTCTCGAACGACATCGCGCAGGGCGTGCCGTCCATCCTCGGTCCGGGCGAGATCATCGGCGTCGTCATCGCGGCGCTCGTGCTCCTGCTCATGCTCCGCACCGTGATCGGCGCGGCGATCCCGCTCGTCTCCGCGGTGCTCGGCGTCGGCGTCGCGACCCTCGCCTCGCTGTCGTTCTCGAGCCTGGTCGAGTTCATCTCGGTCACGCCGGTCCTGGGGGTGATGCTGGGCCTGGCGGTCGGCATCGACTACTCGCTCTTCATCCTCAACCGGCACCGCACGCAGCTGAAGACCGGCATGGGCGTGCACGAGTCCATCGGCCTGGCGAACGGCACCTCCGGCAACGCCGTGGTGTTCGCCGGCACGACCGTCATCGTCGCCCTGCTCGCGCTGAACATCACGGGCATCCCGTTCCTCGGTCTGATGGGCACGGTCGGCGCGGTCGCGGTCCTGTTCGCGATCCTCATCGCCACGTCCTTCACCCCGGCGCTGCTGTCGCTCATCGGCATGCGGATCCTCCGGCGGAAGGAGCGCGACCAGATCGGCAGCACGGGTGCGATCCGGGTGCCGAACAAGCCGATGTCGACCTGGCGCGCGGTCGTCACGCTCGTCGCCGGCGTCGCCGTGCTCGGCACGATCGCGCTGCCCGCGACGCAGATGCGCCTCGGCCTGCCGACCGGTGCGTCCGAGTCGGTCGAGTCCAGCCAGTACAAGGCCTACAAGGCGCTCGACGACGAGTTCGGCGCCGGCCAGAACGGTCCGCTGCTCGTCGTCGCCGACCTGCCGAAGGCGATCAGCAAGGACGACGTCACCGCGACCGAGGTCACGATCGGCCAGGCGCTCGCGAAGAACGACGACGTCGAGGCGGTCCTGCCGATCGGCGCCTCGAAGGCCCGCGACATCATCGCCTTCCAGGTGAAGCCGTCCGGCGGCCCCGACAGCGTCTCGACCGAGGACCTCGTGAAGGACCTCCGCCAGCAGACCGTCCGGACCGACGACGGCCGGGTCACGCTCGGCGTCGCGGGCAACGCGTCGGCGAACATCGACGTGTCCGAGAAGCTCGCGAACGTGCTGCCGCTCTACCTCGTGGTGGTGGTCGGCCTGTCGCTGCTCATCCTCATCCTGGTGTTCCGGTCGTTCCTCGTCCCGATCACCGCGACGGCCGGCTTCATCCTGTCGGTGCTCGCGTCGTTCGGTGGTCTGACCGCGATCTACCAGTTCGGCTGGCTCGGCTCGGTGTTCGGGGTGCACGACCCCGCGCCGATCCTGAGCTTCCTGCCCATCATCGAGATCGGCATCCTGTTCGGTCTGGCGATGGACTACCAGCTGTTCCTGGTGTCGGGCATGCGCGAGGCGTACGCCCACGGCGCCTCGGCGAAGGTGGCGGTCCAGCGCGGTCTGCACGCCGGACGCGCGGTGGTCACGGCGGCCGCGATCATCATGATCTCGGTGTTCGCGGGCTTCATCTTCTCGGACTCCTCGACCATCAAGCCGATCGGCTTCGGGCTCGCGTTCGGTGTCCTCATCGACGCCTTCGTGGTCCGGATGCTGCTCATCCCCGCGGTCATGCACCTGCTCGGGAAGAGCGCCTGGTGGATCCCGAAGTGGCTCGACCGGATCCTGCCGGACGTCGACGTCGAGGGCGCGAAGCTCGAGCGGTCGCACCCGGGCGACGGCAGCGGCGCCCAGCACGGCACGGACGACCAGCACGGCCCGCGCCACGGTGCACACGCCGCACCGGTCGCTCCGGACGGCGGCGGGACGCACGCGGAGGGCCACCACGGGTCGCACGCCGCGGACGTGGCACCCGACGCGGGCCCGCACGAGGGGCACACCCCGACGCACCGCGCCTAGGCACGGCCGGTCGCGTCCCGACGCGACGAGCGGTCGCGACCGCCGCTCGCGTCCCGACGCGACCACCCTGGAGGCCCGGAGCCGGTCCACGAGACCGGCACCGGGCCTCCCGTGCGTGCGCCACCCACGCGACCCGGCTCCCCTCGACGGATCGTTCGCCCACGAAGTACCCTGACGACATGACCGCGACCGACGTCGACCCCCTCGCCCTCGACCGGCAGCTCTGCTTCGCCCTGGCCGCGACGAGCCGGAGCGTGATCGGCCTGTACCGCGACCTGCTCGACCCGCTCGGCCTGACGCACCCGCAGTACCTCGTCATGCTCGCGCTCTGGGAGCACGACCCCCGGTCCGTGCGCGAGATCGCCCGCGAGCTCCGCCTCGACTCGGCCACCCTCAGTCCGCTGCTCAAGCGCCTCGAGGCCTCCGGCTACGTCCGCCGTGCCCGCAGCACCGCCGACGAACG
This genomic window contains:
- a CDS encoding MMPL family transporter, with the protein product MAGLLYRLGRFAARRHWLVIITWIVLMGIAGLTYSLFAGTISSSITIPNTKTSQVQDQLADKFPSANGGNGTLVFETTDGKAFTDEQKADVGSFLKGLEDLDGVKGVRDGFTVQQQLDEQRQKITDGRQQITDGRAQITQQTAQLDAGKQQLQQAQQQLDQQKAQAQSAGAAAAAGSAAGAAAQAQLEQAQAQIDAQQQQITSGEQQIQAAEQKLDASEQQLEQGSDLLDLSKGIRFVSSNDSAAIGTVQFTTSTYEVPQATKQAISDRADDAKIDGVAVYVSNDIAQGVPSILGPGEIIGVVIAALVLLLMLRTVIGAAIPLVSAVLGVGVATLASLSFSSLVEFISVTPVLGVMLGLAVGIDYSLFILNRHRTQLKTGMGVHESIGLANGTSGNAVVFAGTTVIVALLALNITGIPFLGLMGTVGAVAVLFAILIATSFTPALLSLIGMRILRRKERDQIGSTGAIRVPNKPMSTWRAVVTLVAGVAVLGTIALPATQMRLGLPTGASESVESSQYKAYKALDDEFGAGQNGPLLVVADLPKAISKDDVTATEVTIGQALAKNDDVEAVLPIGASKARDIIAFQVKPSGGPDSVSTEDLVKDLRQQTVRTDDGRVTLGVAGNASANIDVSEKLANVLPLYLVVVVGLSLLILILVFRSFLVPITATAGFILSVLASFGGLTAIYQFGWLGSVFGVHDPAPILSFLPIIEIGILFGLAMDYQLFLVSGMREAYAHGASAKVAVQRGLHAGRAVVTAAAIIMISVFAGFIFSDSSTIKPIGFGLAFGVLIDAFVVRMLLIPAVMHLLGKSAWWIPKWLDRILPDVDVEGAKLERSHPGDGSGAQHGTDDQHGPRHGAHAAPVAPDGGGTHAEGHHGSHAADVAPDAGPHEGHTPTHRA
- a CDS encoding MarR family winged helix-turn-helix transcriptional regulator is translated as MTATDVDPLALDRQLCFALAATSRSVIGLYRDLLDPLGLTHPQYLVMLALWEHDPRSVREIARELRLDSATLSPLLKRLEASGYVRRARSTADERQLEVSLTTAGRALRARARDVPLAVADRLGWPLARLERLKDDLTELLGRVDALD